TAAGTAGAAAATTTATGCAACTTTGAAACTAATTAACACAATGGCCATCCAAGATACCATTGGACTCACAATGAAACATGCTACCTACCTCCTCAAAGGAAAGTGATAAACTAAAAGTGCATAttgaaacatatacatacatacatacacacacacacatacatatatatatacatacacacatatttatatatataaagagataagAAACAGAGCCAGAGGGAAGCACTAATTCAGGTATTTGTTGTGTTtgcatgtgtgtctatatatgtatatatattacaagggttttatttttctttctttttcagtagaGGAGGAAAGTGAGAGGGGGAAAAGGTGACTTAtggttaaatggaaaataaaatgtattttttaaaaaccttggggaaaaaagataatagCATCAAAATCATATGAACTCTGTGCCAAATTACTGAAAATAAATGATTGCCGAAAAAGTAGAAATTACATAttgaaattttgttgttgttgtttgaaaaAAGCAATAGAATGGTCATTCTAGATTTCTTATTCTTTGCAATCTCCACACATCAAagataaacaatatatatatatatatatatatatatgtgtgtgtgtatatatatatatatgtgcttcataattatttgttgaattaaattttaatacaaaGGCACAGCATATTGCAATTTAAGAATGGGACCTTTGACATCTGTCTATCTCGGAGAACTGCTAAAGAAAATTGTGAAGATCTATGTCAATATCGATTATTGTTTTACTAATTATTATCTGGTCCTTAATTTTACttaagaggaaactgaagcccaggataGGGAAAGGACTTGCGCATCCACAGCTGAGTGTGGCAACCAGGTGGAATTGGTTTTGCATATATACTTTGTATCCCTGCAGGCCTTGCCAGTGAGCACTAACTACTTGCTTAATAGACAGGCAGGTTTTATACTTTGTATCCCTATAGGCCTTGCCAGTGAGAACCAAATACTTGTTTACTGGACAGGCAGGCTTTGCAATCTGTTCATAGAAAAATCCATGATGAAAGGCAATTTAATAGAATTTAACTTGCCAAACATATATTGACTACCTACTGCAGTTcaggaaatagaggaaaaaagagtGAGTCAGGCAGTGCGATGACCTGGCAGATCTGGAACAGGAAAGATAAGGGGAGCTGGAGGGCAACCTGAAGActtgggggaggaaagggaatttATGATAAGGAGAGGCCAGATGAAATGGGCAGAAAAAAGGCGGGAAAGAGCCTCTCCCTCCCCCTACACTCACCTCCCGGATTAGGTTCCCTCAATTACCTTCAACCCAGTCCCAAGATTCTGGGCCCGCCCCCGAAACCCGGGCTCCCTTTCCCCTCCGGCCCCACCTCTAGGGGCTGGCGGCTACTATGCAGCTGCGGGACGGGTTGTCTCCAGGACTCTTCCTGGTCCTCGCTCGATGACACTTTATCAAGTGTCCTTCCGTAGCTTACCCTAACCTGCATTTATTTGCAGACGTTCAGGCCCTTCTCTAGCCCTAGATCAACTAACTAGTTGTCTGGCCACGGGTGATCTACGCATACGCCCCGGTCCCTAAGACCACGCCCCTGCCCCGCCTCCCCTACAGTTCCCCGCGAGTCGCAGGCCCTCCCCACGCTTGGAAGATGGCGGCTTCCTTGGGAAGGTTACTTCGGGCTTCGGTGAGTGGCGGGGGGCGAGCTAAAGCTGTGCGGTCTTGGGAGGGGGTTTCTTCGGCTATACCGGCTCGGCCTCCTGCTTGCACGCTTCCTCCTGCGGCCCGGGGAAATGTCCAGCACCAGGGTCTGGGCTGCAGAGCCGGGCTGAGCGGGCCACCGGCCGCACCGCTATGTATGTGTAGCCTTCCTGCGCTGCCCACCAGTCTGCATGCTCGCGACCGAGACCGACCCGCGGCTAAGGCTTCGCCTCTGAtctccttacaattcccttcccTTCGTTCTCCCTTCGTTCGTCCTCCGCCCCGCCTTCTCTACCTCTCAAAgactttcccttttatttttccagcctTCAAAATAGTGCCCATTCCATCCCCCCATGCCACCTTAATCCTCCCCATGCCCGGATTACTACCTATTACTCTCCATCGGTCCTTTCTGTCTCCCAATCCAACCCCCAGCCTCAATTTTGGACCACCTCCGATCTCCTAGTCCAGTCTACCATCTCTTCCCTTACCATTTTCTCTCCTGAGACACCATCTACAGCTGCTGCTATCTCTTTTCTCTCGCTTTTTGCTGCTAAGGATCCTTTTGCCCGGGTAAATTAACTTGACAAATACTTgaccttttctcttctatttgtaGAATTCAGTTCAAACACGAATTATACGGCTGGACTGTGTTAGATGCTTGGGACACAAAATgataatttctgccctcaaggcaACTTAGAAAAGGCcttcttttcttaattaaaacTATTGTTTGTTTAGAAGTAGGACTGTGCTTCAATGTAACACCTGGAAGTCTGCATAAGTAAACAATATGGTCCAAACTGAAGTGCTGGATTAGCTGTCACTATCTCTTAGTAAGAGGATTCCTCTTTTGTTAGTGGCAGCCAGGTGGCTTAGGGGCtagagttctggacctggagttcaaatccagcttttgaCACTTAACTACTTGTGCTACCCTGCTTAAGTCACTTAGctgatttgtctcagtttcctcatatgtaaaacgagctggagaaggaaatggcaaaacattcctgcatcttagccaagaaaactcccacTGGGGTCATGGAGAGTGGAATGTTACTGaacagcaattttaaaaaaacctttttgtaAAAACCTTTTCCTGTCCTTCCTCTCCACTCCTCTTGTATGAAAGAAAGAATCAGGAAACCAAGAATAACAttaagagggaggagagaatgattttgtgtatgtatgtatgtgttaatTTGTATTAAGATAAAACTATGTTTAATTTAACAGGTTGCTCGGCATGTGAACTCCTTTCCCTTGGGAATTTCTGGAGCCATTAAGCCTGTTGCTGCTAGAAGCACATTCCCACCCACCATAATGCCCGTGAATGCTACCCAGTCAAAATTAGCCTTCAGCACCAGTAAGAAGTCCTCTCCATTATGCTCTGTTGTTagaataaaagtagaaaataacaCATTTCTAGATGTCTTTTTTCTTGGGTGGATGAAATTCTTGTAAAGAGGGAAGCTGAGCCTGTAATATTTTTTGGCTCagcatttcatatttatattgtaaATGTTTACAAATATCCATCATTcagtataaaatagaaattcatttcATAGTGTGTGCCATAGATTACCTTTGCTACaatcaaatttcaaaaatataaagcacttttaaatGGCTttgaaaatgtgtatatataatataacttaatCTACCATGTTCAAGGAAAGATTGGTAAGTTTAGTCTTTATTTAGGAAGTTATTAAATTCGGACTTTaccataaaaaaatattttggaagctTTGTCCAGTAACATATATTGTGTATACTATGAAAGAAAGAGTTGTCTTGAGCTGAAATTTTTGATTAACATttgtattaattattaataataattcattaataatttccttaaataataatttaaataaagaataatttccttaagtactgagaggttaagtgacctttGGGTTCACAGGCAGTATATATCAAAAGTGGGACTTGAATTTGGATctctaataataatttttatatacatatatatttttaaggttCTTCAACTTATGTGCCTGCTGTCACCCAGCATGCTCCATATTTTAAGGGTACAGCTGTTGTCAAtggagaattcaaagaaataagcCTTGATGACTTTAAAGGCAAATATTTGGTGCTTTTCTTCTATCCTCTTGATTTGTAAGTATTATTTTCATGatgtttttatattatgttttggTTAGGCAAAGACTATGCTCTTCCTATTACAAGCTTTCATATTCTTCAAAGTGAGGAATGCCTTGAGTTTTTATCTTGAACGTACTTGATTTCAGTTTGAATCTGTTACTATTTAAAAGAGTAATAATACTTAGGAATGAGAAACATTCCATATAATGATTATggttttaaaatagtatttgtaTATGCAAAAGTATCATTGTAAAACTGCCTATTTCAGGTTAGTTCCAAAACTTAAATacatcttttatttatataaaatatatccttgtatatgtaaaatatatccaTCTTCATTACTTCAAATGATTCATTGTTTCATTGATGAAAGTCCTTATTTCACCAAAACatatttcacaactccataaCCCCTTCATAAATGATCTTTATGGATTGCTGTGGCCAATTAACCAGGAACTAGTAGAAAACCTTTTAGAAGCTTCTCCAAAATTCAAGGGACAGTATGATGTGGAGAAAAGGAGAACTAGATTTGTGTCAGAGaacctgtattcaaattctgatttaatGGAGATGCAGTATAAGATAGTCCTAATcaccaatttttcccctttctagcACTTTTGTGTGTCCAACAGAAATTGTTGCTTTTAGTGACAAAGCTAACGAATTTCATGATGTGAACTGTGAACTAGTTGCTGTTTCAGTGGACTCTCATTTTAGCCATCTTGCCTGGATAAATACaccaagaaaggtaaaaaattaCTGCCTAGATGGTCCTCAAAAGATTTAGATATGTTGAAAGTAAAAGGGCCCAGGAGACCATTATAAGAATTATCATtgtgactttaaaatataaatatacttcTAGAGTATGTTGACAGTCTTAAAATGTGACTTGTTAAATTCTCAGGAATCTCTCATATTGTATGAAATGCTACATGAATATTTAGAGCACTCTTATGTTAAGTCCAGAGGTTTTAATCAgcataggaaaaaatatacataggagagcagaataaaagtaaattaaagaggaaacattCCCTatcatctgtttcttttctcttttttcataggCACAAATACCCAAAGTAACTTCAGTATTGTAAGGCATTAAAGACTtttctgtaaattaaaaaaatatatactcttCCTCAGAATTTAGCAAGAACACCAAATTTCAGCTAAGCTACTAGATTTGAATTGTTGCTTTTTCTTACTGTTACTAATTATTGTAAGCTGCTACTCCATTATTcctcctatttttattttctgctatGTAATATGTCTTCCATTAAAGGAGCATATAAAGATTTGGGGAAATGTTATATAATCATTTCATCTCTGCAATAATACtttaattaattgttttctaCTATCTTAAATAAAGCATTATGACCTTTGTTATTtggtatttcttttcttattgaattcaaagagataaattcatcattatttttttgagGTCATGtgttttccaaggtcacatagttttGTCTAATAAATCACTGTAGTACCCAATAATATTTTGACAAGAAAGTTTATTCATAGAGACAAACTAGAaagaatttctttatctaaacATTAGTTAACAATTGGTAtctaaaaagagggagagggctTACCATGTATTTGGAATTCCCCTTAAAGAACTCAATGTATTTGTTTATAatctataaattttatattctagCATCAAGAATGTTGATTATCATACagcaatattgattttttttttttttttaattagagtgGTGGTTTAGGCCACATGAATATTACGCTCCTATCAGATTTAACCAAACAAATTTCCCGGGATTATGGCGTTCTACTTGAAGGACCTGGCCTTGCATTAAGGTAATCTGCCTGTTACTTGGTAACCTTAATTTGCCTGTACAACTCAATGCCACAGTAATTCTTACAAGTATAAAACTTGGTAAAgcccttaaaaatattattattgctaataacaacaatagctagctttaatataatgctttaagatttaaggagcactttacaaattttacttgattttgttctcacaataatcctgggagataatctttcagaaattattttatttaagtgtTAAATCTAGGGAGCATAAAAAGATCAGTTAGTTTATTTAGTAGCAAAAGATAGGAACTAATAGCTAGTATATGAGGTATAGAATATGATAAATGCTACAAATTAATGTTATAGAGATTTAAAGGCATTCTCCTTGTCTAACCAGATGTTATTTGTATCAAGAAAGTTTGTGAAGGAGGTAGCTTTCATGGTAGGTCTTTAACCTGAAGGATTATAGTGGGAATCATAATAATGTTTGTGAAAGTACTTGGAAAATTCTAAAATACTAGACAAGTATAAAGTAATGGTGTTGTTAAAGCTCtataataatagcttattttatatattgttttgtaattttacaataaaaatgacagctGATATTTATAATGCCCCTCAAAaagattttctcatttaatacaacaatcctgaaaggttGGTGCTACTGCTTTCCTTATTCTAACAATTAAGGAAACagagagatgttaagtgatttacccacttacacagctagtgtctgagggagaattggaattcaggtcttcctgactccaaatcagaCATTCTGTTCACAAGGCAACATGTTTCTCATCAGgaaaattctttataataatcTTGTGAGGTAGATCatgcaaataatattttctttttgcagataaggaaactgaaattccaATAAAAAGTGTTCTTGAGGGcagatatttcattttgtttgttttctcactcACTCTGCATtggtaggcagttaataaatttggattgaattgaatgtaTGAAAAATGACATGTCAAAGGTTATAGAACTAAAAATTGCTAATTCCAATCAAAGAGTTTGAGTAaccccagtgttctttcactatGCCGTGCTTCCTTCtattctgtgaattctttttagTTCTCTCTCCATTTCACTGACTGAGCTATT
The DNA window shown above is from Sminthopsis crassicaudata isolate SCR6 chromosome 2, ASM4859323v1, whole genome shotgun sequence and carries:
- the PRDX3 gene encoding thioredoxin-dependent peroxide reductase, mitochondrial isoform X1; the protein is MAASLGRLLRASVARHVNSFPLGISGAIKPVAARSTFPPTIMPVNATQSKLAFSTSSSTYVPAVTQHAPYFKGTAVVNGEFKEISLDDFKGKYLVLFFYPLDFTFVCPTEIVAFSDKANEFHDVNCELVAVSVDSHFSHLAWINTPRKSGGLGHMNITLLSDLTKQISRDYGVLLEGPGLALRGLFIIDPNGVIKHMSMNDLPVGRSVEETLRLVKAFQFVELHGEVCPANWTPDSPTIKPSPKASKEYFEKVNK
- the PRDX3 gene encoding thioredoxin-dependent peroxide reductase, mitochondrial isoform X2; amino-acid sequence: MPVNATQSKLAFSTSSSTYVPAVTQHAPYFKGTAVVNGEFKEISLDDFKGKYLVLFFYPLDFTFVCPTEIVAFSDKANEFHDVNCELVAVSVDSHFSHLAWINTPRKSGGLGHMNITLLSDLTKQISRDYGVLLEGPGLALRGLFIIDPNGVIKHMSMNDLPVGRSVEETLRLVKAFQFVELHGEVCPANWTPDSPTIKPSPKASKEYFEKVNK